Proteins from one Microbacterium sp. Root553 genomic window:
- a CDS encoding HAD family hydrolase: MPPIRAVLFDLDGVVRHFDPENVASIERTHELEPGSIEAIAFAPHHLEEVTTGRISRRDWVERIGVELGNAAAAEEWGSQSFHVDKQALDLADELRANGIRTAILTNGTDTIQAEAAAMNLDAHFEAVFNSAEIGWTKPDARAFQHVLDAMRLAPNEVLFTDDSASKLAGAERLGMPTHLFDGVAGLRSALRAANVFVDEEVSG, encoded by the coding sequence ATGCCTCCCATCCGCGCCGTTCTCTTCGACCTCGACGGAGTCGTCCGTCACTTCGACCCCGAGAACGTCGCGAGCATCGAGCGGACGCACGAACTCGAACCAGGTTCGATCGAGGCCATCGCCTTCGCTCCACACCATCTCGAAGAGGTGACGACGGGAAGGATCTCTCGCCGTGACTGGGTCGAGCGGATCGGCGTGGAGCTCGGCAACGCCGCAGCCGCCGAGGAGTGGGGCAGCCAGTCGTTTCATGTCGACAAGCAGGCCCTCGACCTCGCCGACGAACTGCGAGCGAACGGCATCCGCACCGCCATCCTCACGAACGGCACGGACACGATCCAGGCAGAAGCCGCCGCGATGAACCTCGACGCCCACTTCGAAGCTGTCTTCAACTCTGCAGAGATCGGCTGGACGAAACCCGACGCTCGGGCGTTCCAGCACGTCCTCGATGCGATGCGGCTCGCCCCGAACGAGGTGCTCTTCACCGATGACTCGGCCAGCAAGCTCGCCGGGGCTGAGCGGCTCGGGATGCCGACTCACCTTTTCGACGGTGTAGCTGGCCTTCGCTCGGCGTTGCGGGCGGCGAACGTTTTTGTTGACGAGGAGGTCTCCGGGTGA